One window from the genome of Fulvivirga lutea encodes:
- a CDS encoding ABC transporter permease, with product MLKNYIKVALRGFSKNKSATIINIAGLSIGLACFIMIFVYVQVELSYDTFHNDYEKIYRVTTIDEALGVSSNNVGITNPIMTVEAKNNLSEITASTRMLNNGRTRMENGDDVTYAENAKYGESSFFELFNFPLIEGSDTARFNAPRKLIMTESLAQKTFKTDRAIGKLLRIDEEDWEVVGVMKDSEEKSHLELDLLMSIYPTQADSSLAQYLNGWAGLGMLGYIKINDPSNAESVERKMNELAHSNDVPDFWITKLQPLADAHLKSSGILFDGNNANKGDIVYVYSLSAIALFVILIAAFNFMNLATAKSSTRAKEVGVRKVMGAQKQSLVSQHLGESILLCFISLIIALVLCLLGSPYMNLGFEGNILLHLLSSPGLLITIVLITLAIGVLAGIYPAFVLSNFNSVNILRGKFQTSKSGILLRKILVVIQFVASVTLIIATLFITKQLEFIKNKNLGFSQDQVLTIQMNDPGLSQNMQAFRDKLVQYDQISAVSMSNNMPGRTFGRTGVTPEGVPEDEENWIVSALSFDENYLEVMGMEIVEGRNYSQEFGTDQQEAIIVNEAFVEQVGWDEAVGKKLTMGNDQERTIVGVVKNFHFASMRHAIEPLIMFYNPGPNGNISMRIKSDISETVSQVAGVWNEVYPDYPFEYQFFDEEFAQMFQADEEFSVLVMNFTWLAIFIACLGLFGLSAYMAEQRRKEIGIRKVLGSSVKQAVVLLSKEFVLLIVVANVIAFPLSYLAVKSWIGDFQYKIELLDGSALITFIAAGVIALAIGLFTVSYQSIAAALANPVKSLRSE from the coding sequence ATGCTTAAAAATTATATCAAGGTAGCCCTACGAGGGTTCTCCAAAAACAAGAGTGCAACAATCATTAATATAGCAGGCCTTTCCATTGGTCTTGCCTGTTTCATCATGATTTTCGTTTACGTCCAGGTTGAACTGAGCTATGATACTTTCCATAACGATTATGAGAAAATTTATCGTGTAACCACCATTGATGAGGCCTTGGGTGTTTCTAGTAACAATGTAGGTATTACCAATCCAATAATGACAGTTGAAGCAAAAAACAACCTTTCAGAAATTACTGCTTCTACCAGAATGCTTAATAATGGAAGAACGCGGATGGAAAATGGGGATGATGTTACCTATGCAGAAAACGCGAAGTATGGAGAGAGTAGTTTTTTCGAGCTTTTCAATTTCCCTTTAATTGAGGGTAGTGATACTGCGCGTTTTAATGCTCCCAGAAAACTTATCATGACTGAATCATTAGCTCAAAAGACATTTAAAACGGATAGGGCCATCGGTAAGTTACTTAGAATTGATGAGGAAGATTGGGAAGTAGTTGGGGTAATGAAAGACTCGGAAGAAAAGAGTCATTTAGAGCTGGATTTACTCATGTCAATTTATCCGACTCAGGCAGATTCGTCTTTGGCCCAATACCTTAATGGCTGGGCCGGCTTGGGCATGCTAGGCTACATTAAAATTAATGATCCTTCTAATGCAGAATCTGTAGAGCGTAAAATGAATGAATTAGCCCATTCGAATGATGTGCCTGATTTTTGGATTACCAAACTGCAACCATTGGCAGATGCTCATTTAAAATCATCCGGAATCTTATTCGATGGGAATAATGCGAATAAAGGAGATATAGTTTATGTATACTCATTATCGGCCATTGCACTATTTGTGATACTTATTGCGGCTTTCAATTTTATGAATCTGGCTACAGCCAAATCATCTACAAGAGCCAAAGAAGTAGGAGTTAGAAAAGTGATGGGTGCGCAAAAGCAATCGTTGGTGAGTCAGCATTTGGGCGAATCTATTTTATTGTGTTTCATATCGCTAATCATAGCGCTAGTACTTTGTTTATTGGGCTCTCCTTACATGAACCTTGGTTTTGAAGGTAACATTTTGCTACATCTATTGTCTAGCCCGGGTTTGTTAATCACGATTGTACTTATTACGCTGGCCATTGGTGTTTTAGCAGGCATTTACCCAGCTTTTGTGTTATCTAATTTCAATTCAGTGAATATTTTGCGAGGTAAGTTTCAGACTAGCAAGAGTGGTATTCTATTACGAAAGATCTTGGTGGTAATACAATTTGTGGCATCGGTGACTTTAATAATTGCTACTCTTTTCATCACAAAACAGTTAGAATTTATCAAAAATAAAAATCTTGGATTCTCTCAGGATCAGGTGCTCACCATTCAAATGAACGATCCCGGATTGAGCCAGAATATGCAGGCATTCAGGGATAAGTTAGTTCAATACGATCAAATATCCGCTGTTTCTATGTCTAATAACATGCCTGGAAGAACATTTGGAAGAACCGGAGTAACTCCTGAAGGTGTACCTGAAGATGAAGAAAACTGGATTGTAAGTGCATTGTCTTTTGATGAGAATTACCTTGAAGTAATGGGTATGGAAATAGTGGAAGGCAGAAATTACTCTCAGGAGTTTGGTACAGATCAGCAGGAAGCAATTATTGTGAATGAGGCATTTGTAGAACAGGTTGGCTGGGATGAGGCTGTTGGAAAAAAGCTAACAATGGGCAATGATCAGGAGCGCACAATAGTTGGGGTAGTTAAAAACTTCCATTTCGCTTCGATGCGCCATGCCATCGAACCGTTAATAATGTTTTACAATCCTGGCCCTAATGGCAATATCTCTATGAGAATTAAATCGGATATAAGTGAAACAGTTTCTCAGGTAGCCGGTGTTTGGAATGAGGTGTACCCCGACTATCCTTTTGAGTATCAATTTTTTGATGAAGAGTTCGCTCAAATGTTTCAGGCTGATGAAGAATTTTCAGTGTTAGTGATGAACTTTACCTGGTTGGCAATATTTATAGCATGCCTCGGGTTATTTGGTCTTTCGGCATACATGGCGGAGCAGAGAAGGAAAGAAATTGGAATCCGGAAAGTGTTAGGGTCAAGTGTGAAGCAGGCCGTAGTGCTTCTATCAAAAGAATTTGTACTACTCATCGTGGTTGCTAATGTCATTGCTTTTCCGCTTTCTTATTTGGCCGTAAAAAGCTGGATAGGTGATTTTCAATATAAAATCGAGTTACTTGATGGTTCAGCTCTCATTACGTTTATTGCTGCGGGGGTTATCGCGTTAGCCATTGGGTTGTTCACAGTAAGTTATCAATCAATAGCGGCTGCTTTAGCTAATCCGGTGAAATCTTTGAGGTCGGAGTAA
- a CDS encoding DUF2911 domain-containing protein has translation MKKLTSSILVLLISCSAWAQFHTMKIPQASPKVVETQTLGITDITVEYSSPAVRGRDVWSDVIGSYSDPNLAWRAGANMNTRIKFSTDVMIEGQPLKAGSYGFHIDTKEDAPWTLMFAHHDNQWGSYYLDKDKHVALKVEVTPTTCPPSEQLDYEFINRSENALTVALEWGEKRIPFEVSVDLNKTVVDNFRYELLGINTYRWEAWNDAANWCLNHNTNLEEALEWANRSINGGYNGFAANKNVTNMTTKARLLQALNKADELKSAISELKAMNMTAYEANGLGMFLLRNNMPNDAFEVSNNALKASPDTWYLKLNRGLSYYFLGKKKSALKDLESIQTTAPEGFRGRLAEIKNEVEQGTYKIPGT, from the coding sequence ATGAAAAAATTAACATCATCCATTTTAGTATTATTAATCAGCTGTTCTGCATGGGCTCAGTTTCATACCATGAAAATACCACAGGCAAGTCCAAAAGTAGTTGAAACACAAACATTGGGAATTACAGATATCACCGTTGAATATAGCTCCCCGGCAGTAAGAGGGCGTGATGTTTGGTCCGATGTGATTGGTTCTTATTCAGATCCTAATCTGGCTTGGAGAGCTGGAGCCAATATGAACACTCGCATCAAATTTTCAACGGATGTGATGATAGAAGGACAACCACTGAAAGCTGGCAGCTATGGCTTTCACATTGATACCAAAGAAGATGCTCCGTGGACTTTAATGTTTGCCCACCACGATAACCAATGGGGAAGTTATTACTTAGATAAAGACAAGCATGTTGCACTAAAAGTGGAGGTAACTCCAACAACATGCCCACCTTCAGAACAACTAGATTATGAATTCATTAATCGATCTGAAAACGCACTTACAGTTGCATTAGAATGGGGCGAGAAAAGAATCCCGTTTGAAGTGTCTGTTGATTTAAACAAAACTGTAGTTGATAATTTCCGATACGAATTGCTAGGTATTAACACTTACCGATGGGAAGCATGGAATGATGCCGCAAACTGGTGTTTGAATCACAATACAAACCTTGAGGAGGCTTTAGAGTGGGCAAATAGATCAATTAATGGTGGCTACAATGGTTTTGCGGCTAATAAGAATGTAACTAACATGACCACAAAAGCTCGTCTGCTTCAGGCTCTAAACAAAGCCGATGAACTAAAAAGCGCTATTTCAGAATTGAAAGCCATGAATATGACTGCCTATGAAGCCAATGGACTGGGAATGTTCCTTCTAAGAAACAATATGCCAAATGATGCCTTTGAAGTGTCAAATAACGCACTAAAGGCCAGTCCGGATACCTGGTATTTAAAACTAAACAGAGGATTGAGCTATTATTTCCTAGGTAAGAAAAAATCTGCTCTGAAAGACTTAGAGTCTATACAAACTACTGCCCCTGAAGGTTTTAGAGGCAGATTAGCCGAAATAAAGAATGAAGTAGAACAAGGAACTTATAAGATTCCAGGTACTTAA
- a CDS encoding M61 family metallopeptidase, with protein MKTIKCLAILFIAVCTTYAQENLHYTINLNDQTDDTFKVLLSVNSLSQEDSIYQFASTAPGTYQIEDIGRFVKNFEVFDKNGKQLSTLKKSVNQYRISEPSKVSTISYEVSDTWDTPVKVNPVYKMAGSSLETDHALINAHCMIGFPITRQAEAVSMELIYPENWVVGTALNKNDNGYFVANSFDHLIDSPILLGNLTQESVIIGNTKIEVYTYSKTGLIKSEMLLNDLKDLLIAAEKFLKGYPVDRYTFLFHFEDETVGAWEHSYSSEYVYQESEYTEAFSNSIVSVVAHEFFHIVTPLNIHSEIIEQFNFTNPTPSVHLWLYEGVTEWASGIMQLRGNILTLEELLAEYRQKLIYNDYFDPNYSLQDLALTSFTPKGAQQYSNIYMKGAIIAALLDIRLLELSKGKQGLRELILQLSAKYGKDKAFSEENFFEEIVQMTHPEIKEFIDKYIVEADPLPIQEYFDKIGITYVKNKKVKKESGKEETIKHYFEVNNDATKKQKKLRELWQSNN; from the coding sequence ATGAAAACAATCAAATGTCTGGCAATACTATTTATTGCCGTATGCACAACGTATGCACAGGAAAACCTGCATTATACTATCAATTTAAATGATCAAACGGACGATACTTTTAAGGTTCTACTATCAGTAAATAGTTTAAGTCAGGAAGATTCTATTTACCAGTTCGCTTCCACAGCTCCGGGCACTTATCAAATTGAAGATATAGGTCGCTTTGTTAAAAATTTTGAAGTCTTTGATAAAAATGGGAAGCAACTATCAACCCTTAAAAAATCTGTAAATCAGTATCGAATTTCTGAGCCGTCAAAGGTAAGCACAATCAGCTACGAAGTATCTGACACATGGGACACCCCGGTAAAAGTAAATCCAGTTTATAAAATGGCCGGTTCTTCATTGGAAACAGATCATGCGTTAATTAATGCACATTGTATGATTGGCTTCCCTATTACTCGCCAAGCTGAGGCTGTTTCAATGGAACTAATTTACCCCGAAAATTGGGTTGTAGGCACAGCACTAAACAAGAATGATAACGGCTATTTTGTAGCAAATTCCTTCGATCATTTAATTGACTCACCTATTCTTTTGGGAAATTTAACTCAAGAATCAGTGATAATTGGCAATACGAAAATAGAAGTTTATACCTATTCCAAAACTGGTTTGATTAAGTCGGAAATGCTATTAAACGACCTAAAAGACTTGTTAATAGCTGCAGAAAAATTCTTAAAAGGATACCCTGTAGATCGGTACACATTCCTTTTCCACTTCGAAGATGAAACAGTAGGTGCCTGGGAACATTCCTATAGCTCAGAATATGTTTATCAGGAAAGTGAATACACTGAGGCATTCTCAAATAGTATAGTATCAGTTGTAGCACATGAGTTTTTTCATATTGTTACGCCTCTAAACATCCATAGTGAAATAATTGAGCAATTCAACTTTACAAACCCAACGCCATCCGTTCATCTGTGGCTTTATGAAGGAGTAACTGAATGGGCATCAGGCATAATGCAATTGCGCGGAAACATCCTTACGCTGGAAGAATTATTAGCGGAATATCGCCAAAAACTAATTTACAACGATTATTTCGACCCGAACTACAGTTTGCAAGATTTAGCTCTCACCTCGTTCACGCCCAAAGGTGCACAGCAGTACAGTAATATATACATGAAAGGTGCAATCATAGCGGCTCTATTGGATATAAGACTGCTAGAATTATCTAAAGGCAAACAAGGTTTAAGGGAACTCATATTACAGTTAAGTGCAAAGTATGGTAAAGACAAGGCTTTTTCAGAAGAAAACTTCTTTGAAGAGATTGTGCAAATGACACACCCGGAAATAAAGGAATTTATCGATAAATACATCGTTGAGGCAGACCCTCTACCAATACAAGAGTATTTCGATAAAATAGGTATCACTTATGTGAAAAATAAAAAGGTGAAAAAAGAAAGTGGTAAAGAAGAAACGATAAAGCACTATTTCGAAGTAAATAACGATGCCACCAAAAAACAAAAGAAATTAAGGGAGCTATGGCAGAGTAACAACTGA
- a CDS encoding YceI family protein encodes MKKLAIIPFVFLCFTSFGQSTWVIDATHSTVEFEVSHLTVSSVTGYFTSFEGSIITTKKNEFQDAKVSATIDVESVTTNNLERDKHLKEDDFFNAKKYPTIKFTSTSFEKYEDGSYSLTGDLTIRDVTKSVDLEVDFGGIVSLNNMKRAGFTAKGTINRFDYGLKWDDALDSGGLIVGEKVDLIINVEAVKK; translated from the coding sequence ATGAAAAAGTTAGCAATTATCCCCTTTGTTTTTTTATGTTTCACATCCTTTGGCCAAAGTACTTGGGTGATTGATGCCACCCATTCTACCGTGGAATTTGAGGTATCGCACTTAACAGTATCTTCAGTTACAGGTTATTTTACTTCATTTGAAGGCAGTATCATAACAACCAAGAAAAATGAATTTCAGGATGCTAAAGTGAGTGCCACCATTGATGTAGAAAGTGTAACAACTAACAATTTAGAGCGTGATAAACACTTAAAAGAAGACGACTTTTTCAATGCTAAGAAATACCCTACTATTAAATTCACCAGCACTTCATTTGAAAAATATGAGGACGGTTCTTACTCTTTAACGGGTGATTTAACCATTAGAGATGTTACCAAATCAGTTGATTTGGAAGTTGATTTTGGTGGAATTGTGAGTTTAAATAATATGAAGCGTGCCGGCTTCACGGCAAAAGGAACTATCAACAGATTTGATTATGGCTTAAAGTGGGATGACGCACTTGATAGCGGGGGGCTTATCGTGGGTGAAAAAGTTGATTTAATTATTAACGTAGAAGCTGTAAAAAAGTAA
- a CDS encoding helix-turn-helix domain-containing protein, with amino-acid sequence MNQFGLLGVFAGVAVATGIFLAAYLIFIRKEQVLKNRLLGFIFLAIALRVGKSIAFFILRDMAAIGLAIGFLGLASIGVLTYLYVSSGEAEFKPKKMHLMHAMLPIIGAIGCYFVFNTPLDSLFYQSGTAFSFIYVLLSWRTVYIQKTDNDKLKSWHVKLLATVTLVLLSFVFQHLANSLMGYAIGSGIAAIPLYYIFFQALQSPLVFTPTMRVEASQEVIDKVKMAFEERAIYRTQGITITQISEELEVPAYLITRAVKELYDKSFPDAINSFRVEEVKEKLCLGDDIKVEALAYDAGFNTPSAFYAAFKKYTGQSPKAFQQTQILQSA; translated from the coding sequence ATGAATCAATTCGGTTTGCTCGGTGTATTTGCAGGCGTGGCGGTAGCCACCGGAATTTTTCTGGCTGCTTATTTAATATTCATCAGAAAAGAGCAAGTTCTTAAAAATAGACTGCTGGGCTTTATTTTTCTTGCTATCGCATTAAGAGTAGGCAAATCAATAGCCTTTTTTATACTTAGAGATATGGCAGCCATTGGTTTGGCTATTGGTTTTTTAGGCCTCGCCAGCATTGGAGTTTTAACCTATTTATACGTGTCTTCCGGTGAGGCAGAGTTCAAACCAAAGAAGATGCATTTGATGCACGCAATGCTTCCAATCATTGGTGCAATAGGCTGTTACTTTGTTTTCAATACACCATTAGATTCTCTTTTTTATCAATCTGGGACAGCTTTTAGTTTTATATATGTGCTGCTTTCCTGGAGGACTGTTTACATTCAAAAAACAGATAATGATAAACTGAAGTCGTGGCATGTAAAGCTTTTGGCAACAGTTACCTTGGTTTTGCTATCATTTGTGTTTCAACATTTAGCGAACTCATTAATGGGCTATGCTATCGGTTCTGGTATAGCAGCAATTCCTCTGTATTACATTTTCTTTCAAGCCTTGCAATCGCCTTTGGTTTTTACACCCACTATGAGGGTAGAAGCTTCTCAAGAAGTGATCGATAAAGTTAAAATGGCATTTGAAGAAAGGGCAATTTACAGAACTCAGGGAATTACAATTACCCAGATATCTGAAGAATTGGAGGTGCCGGCCTATTTAATTACGCGGGCAGTGAAAGAGTTATATGATAAATCTTTCCCTGATGCCATCAATTCTTTCAGGGTAGAGGAGGTAAAGGAAAAACTGTGTTTAGGTGATGATATAAAGGTAGAGGCCCTGGCCTATGACGCTGGTTTTAACACTCCTTCTGCATTTTATGCAGCATTTAAGAAGTACACAGGTCAAAGTCCAAAGGCCTTCCAACAAACCCAAATCTTACAATCAGCTTAA
- a CDS encoding response regulator, producing the protein MEIMEKVQKKKVMLIDDNEIDIFINQKVLEFNDFASEIVNIQAAQQAIDSLNNATKEDVPDVIFLDLNMPIIDGFKFLFEFSKMDDIVRNNTKIIVLTSSDNARDKEKVAANPDVVAFVSKPLTDKKLAELNHLL; encoded by the coding sequence ATGGAAATAATGGAAAAAGTGCAGAAGAAAAAAGTAATGCTTATTGATGATAATGAAATTGATATTTTCATTAACCAAAAGGTATTAGAATTTAATGATTTCGCCTCTGAAATTGTAAACATCCAAGCAGCTCAGCAAGCCATAGATTCCCTCAATAATGCCACCAAGGAGGATGTTCCGGATGTAATTTTCCTAGATTTAAACATGCCCATCATAGACGGGTTCAAATTTTTGTTTGAGTTTTCTAAAATGGATGACATTGTTAGAAACAATACGAAAATAATTGTTTTAACTAGTTCTGATAATGCTAGAGATAAAGAAAAAGTAGCTGCTAACCCAGACGTTGTGGCGTTTGTTTCTAAGCCATTAACAGATAAAAAGTTAGCAGAGCTAAATCATCTATTATAA
- a CDS encoding S41 family peptidase — protein sequence MKNIILLLISTISWSCQSQSATEELSPGYVRSVVDKIGEAFEEGYVFAEKGQKVKQQLSKNFDSGEYSGLQSHDELAQRIKEHIFDICEDKHVQVNYLGNKSGASYQEGSRGDDFMNSFKNFGFTKADVLKNNIGYIKLDIFYPIYNNRLAEQTASEAMQKMADTKALIFDLRECRGGSPDMLNYLISYLYPPNSNVHLNTFYYRPTDYTRNTYTHDRIKGKRLADTPVYVLTSGKTFSCGEEFSYDLKHLERATLIGEITGGGAHPIEPVKIDDNFEINLPMGRAINPITGTNWEGVGVIPHHEIPADLALNKVLELINKE from the coding sequence GTGAAAAATATAATTCTACTACTTATTAGCACAATCTCATGGAGCTGCCAAAGCCAGAGCGCAACTGAAGAGCTATCTCCCGGTTATGTCAGGTCAGTAGTGGATAAAATAGGTGAAGCATTTGAAGAGGGGTACGTATTTGCTGAGAAGGGACAGAAAGTAAAACAGCAGCTTTCTAAAAACTTTGATTCAGGCGAATATTCAGGGCTGCAAAGCCATGATGAGCTGGCGCAAAGAATTAAAGAACATATTTTTGACATCTGCGAAGACAAACATGTTCAAGTCAATTATTTAGGCAATAAATCAGGTGCATCATATCAGGAAGGTAGCCGGGGCGATGACTTTATGAACAGTTTTAAAAACTTTGGCTTTACTAAGGCTGATGTTCTAAAGAATAATATTGGTTATATCAAACTGGATATATTTTACCCCATTTACAATAACAGACTTGCGGAGCAAACAGCAAGTGAAGCAATGCAAAAAATGGCCGATACCAAAGCTCTAATTTTTGACTTACGGGAATGTAGAGGTGGCAGCCCTGACATGCTCAATTATCTTATTAGCTACTTATATCCACCAAACAGCAATGTTCATTTAAACACATTCTATTACCGACCCACAGATTACACACGCAATACTTATACCCATGATCGGATAAAAGGAAAACGATTAGCAGATACTCCTGTATATGTACTAACAAGTGGCAAGACTTTTTCTTGTGGCGAGGAATTTTCGTATGATCTAAAGCATTTAGAAAGGGCTACACTTATTGGAGAAATAACGGGAGGTGGTGCTCACCCTATAGAACCTGTTAAGATTGATGATAACTTCGAAATCAACCTACCAATGGGCAGGGCCATTAACCCTATTACCGGCACAAATTGGGAAGGCGTTGGTGTGATACCGCATCATGAAATACCAGCCGATTTAGCATTAAATAAAGTACTCGAATTAATAAATAAGGAATGA
- a CDS encoding S41 family peptidase: protein MKKNQIRYLFGLLCIVMITSSFSQNLATRESATNNYYNKSYDKAGQLFIALSEDNPYNSEYLIKGALSLRSTGDFLSSNNLLKEALKYGKWPDIYCYYLAANYMSLNKPDSAFYWLDRSVYDFKWPDYRRLKTSIFFEAINSDPRFKKYFGLYPEVSEKVDRRLADLNFMVEKLQSIHYNIYSKTSKEIWEARLNAVINNVQKYSDHEFILELIKLAALAGDGHTKLVYPEEGDYAFHQLPISLYQFKEGFFVNAATDEFSDLIGKKLVSIGGLSVHEIFGHSIVYAGHENLQHHKKITPRFMVLREVLEEVGAQILDNSVILNFESDSQSFHVPFYHIEKIESQIKYPYKYELPDSKIRLNNYEDFGYSALNDSIFYVNIKYILNNDKRTFKAFVNEALREFDSLKCSKLVIDLRHCGGGNSEYNKFLLHGLIKRSDQLSNENLIVLIGRNTYSAAINLVGDIEYHSNAIFVGEPTGCSPNFIGESNVLNLPYTNLYLVISNRYHQPGANNSLDKRPWIAPDIYLEPSAQDYFNGKDAVIDFILSEF, encoded by the coding sequence ATGAAAAAAAATCAGATAAGATATTTATTCGGCCTTTTGTGCATTGTAATGATTACATCAAGTTTTTCTCAAAATCTGGCTACGAGAGAATCTGCTACTAATAATTACTATAATAAATCTTACGACAAGGCAGGGCAACTATTTATAGCACTATCTGAAGATAATCCCTATAACTCTGAATATCTTATCAAAGGAGCCTTGTCTTTAAGATCAACAGGCGATTTTTTATCTTCTAATAATTTATTAAAGGAGGCTTTAAAATATGGAAAATGGCCAGACATTTATTGCTATTACCTGGCTGCAAATTATATGTCTTTGAATAAACCAGATTCGGCATTTTACTGGCTCGACCGTTCTGTTTATGACTTTAAATGGCCTGATTATCGTAGGCTGAAGACTAGTATTTTTTTTGAGGCTATAAATTCTGACCCTCGATTTAAAAAGTATTTTGGATTATACCCTGAAGTAAGTGAAAAGGTTGACAGGCGTCTAGCGGATCTTAATTTTATGGTAGAGAAATTGCAATCTATACACTATAATATTTATTCTAAAACGAGCAAGGAAATTTGGGAAGCTCGGTTAAATGCTGTAATCAATAATGTCCAAAAATATTCTGATCATGAATTTATTTTAGAGCTGATTAAACTAGCAGCACTGGCTGGTGACGGTCATACAAAGTTAGTTTATCCGGAGGAAGGAGATTATGCATTTCACCAGCTTCCGATTAGTTTGTATCAATTCAAGGAAGGTTTTTTTGTCAATGCGGCTACTGATGAATTTTCTGATCTAATTGGCAAAAAATTAGTGAGTATAGGCGGGCTATCAGTTCATGAAATATTTGGTCATTCAATTGTGTATGCAGGTCATGAAAACTTGCAGCATCATAAGAAAATAACACCAAGATTTATGGTCTTGCGAGAAGTGTTAGAAGAGGTAGGTGCTCAAATATTGGATAACTCTGTTATTCTTAATTTTGAATCAGATAGTCAGTCTTTTCATGTCCCTTTTTATCATATTGAAAAAATAGAAAGTCAAATCAAATATCCATATAAATACGAACTTCCCGATAGCAAAATTAGACTGAATAATTATGAGGATTTCGGATACTCGGCCTTGAATGATTCAATATTTTATGTGAACATAAAATATATCCTAAATAATGATAAGCGAACTTTTAAGGCTTTTGTCAATGAGGCTCTTCGCGAATTCGATTCACTCAAATGCTCTAAGTTAGTAATTGATTTAAGGCATTGTGGAGGAGGTAATTCGGAGTATAACAAGTTTTTACTTCATGGGCTAATAAAACGGTCTGATCAATTGAGCAATGAAAATTTAATTGTACTTATTGGACGTAATACTTATTCAGCGGCTATTAACCTTGTTGGAGATATTGAATATCACTCAAATGCAATTTTTGTTGGAGAACCAACAGGGTGTAGCCCCAATTTTATTGGTGAAAGTAATGTGCTAAACTTGCCTTACACTAATTTATACTTGGTCATATCTAACAGATATCATCAACCAGGTGCAAATAATTCGTTGGATAAAAGGCCTTGGATTGCCCCTGATATTTATTTAGAACCAAGTGCGCAGGATTATTTTAATGGAAAAGATGCTGTGATCGATTTTATTTTAAGTGAGTTTTAA
- a CDS encoding LysR family transcriptional regulator yields the protein MEIRHLKLVVEVSKQGSLTKASETLFVSQSALSHQLKELESELGIVIFNRVNNRLELTNSGEVFRQYAQKIIQQLTELENAVKHGSEGRLIKIRFTQEAYTSYQWITEILKEVNKLYPSAEVNLITESPKKPLKLLRDGKTDFALMVFEPFDSMYDSVPLFKDELVLIINRNNPIATADWIDTNLINTQTVITHAGPDERHMIFEKAGLFKDLEPKKFIQMEFTEAAIDMVKNDLGVAIMSKWAVQSYLNEALKIIRITKTGIYRNWHLVSLKHSELSEPHIKFKSLVIEALSEK from the coding sequence ATGGAAATAAGGCACCTCAAATTAGTAGTAGAAGTATCCAAGCAAGGAAGCCTGACGAAAGCCTCAGAAACTCTTTTTGTATCTCAGTCAGCGTTAAGTCATCAATTAAAGGAACTGGAATCTGAATTAGGTATTGTTATTTTCAACCGTGTTAATAACCGACTGGAACTTACAAATAGTGGTGAAGTTTTCAGACAATATGCCCAGAAAATAATTCAACAACTGACGGAGTTGGAAAATGCCGTAAAGCATGGTTCTGAAGGTCGGTTAATAAAAATTCGATTTACACAGGAAGCTTACACTTCATACCAATGGATAACAGAAATATTGAAAGAAGTAAACAAATTATACCCATCTGCAGAGGTTAACCTGATAACAGAATCACCAAAAAAACCATTGAAATTACTACGCGATGGAAAAACTGATTTTGCCCTAATGGTTTTCGAGCCATTTGATTCAATGTATGACTCAGTGCCCCTTTTCAAAGATGAACTTGTGCTAATAATCAATAGAAATAACCCAATAGCTACTGCAGACTGGATTGACACAAATTTAATTAATACCCAAACAGTGATTACCCATGCCGGCCCTGATGAGCGACACATGATATTCGAAAAGGCCGGGCTATTTAAAGACCTTGAGCCAAAAAAATTCATTCAGATGGAATTTACAGAGGCCGCCATAGATATGGTTAAAAATGATCTTGGTGTAGCTATTATGTCTAAGTGGGCGGTACAGTCTTATCTCAATGAAGCATTAAAAATCATTCGAATAACTAAAACAGGAATTTATCGAAACTGGCATTTGGTAAGCCTCAAACATAGTGAATTGTCGGAACCACACATAAAATTTAAAAGCCTGGTAATTGAAGCACTTTCTGAAAAATAA